The Microcella flavibacter DNA segment CATTTCTCCCTCGCCCACCGGCGAGGCGTGTTCCGCGCCCCTCCCCTAGGCGGGAGGTGCGGCGCGCACGATCGTGATCAACGCCTGCACGGTCTGCTCGAAGTCGAGCTCCGTGGAATCGAGGGTCGTGACGCCCTCGGCGGCGTTCATGAAGTCGACGACGCGCATGTCCTGCGCATCGCGCGAGGCCAGCTGCTGCGCTGTCGACTCGGTCGACTCGCTGCCCAGCTCGGCCGACCTTCTGGACATCCTAGCCTCCGGAGAGGCCGTCAGCAGCACGCGCACCGGCGCATCGGGCGCGACGACGGTCGTGATGTCGCGGCCCTCGACGATGACGCCCGGCTTCGGGTGCTCCGACACGAGCCGCCGGAACAGCGCCGTGAGCCCCGCCCGCACCTCCGGCACGCGCGCCACCTGGCTCACCACGGCGGTGACGCGCGGCTCGCGGATGTCGGCCGTGATCTCCTCGCCGCCGACGCGCACGTAGTAGCGGTCGGGCTCCATGCCGATGGCGTAGTCGAAGTCGGCCACGCGCTCGGCCACGGCAGCGGCATCCCCCGTATCGACGCCCTCATCGAGGCAGTGCCAGGCCAGCGCGCGGTAGGCGGCGCCGGTGTCGAGGTAGGCGAAGCCCAGTCGCCGGGCGGCCTCCTTGCTGACGCTCGACTTGCCGCTGCCGGCGGGGCCGTCGACGGCCACGATCATGTCGCTCACAGTTCTTCTCCTCGACAAGGGGTGGTTCGGGATGCTCAGCTCGCGCCCGCGATGCGCCAGCCGCGCTGCTCGAGCTGCGCGATCAGGGTCAGCTCCGCCTCGGGCAGCACCGACACCTCGGCGAAGCCGATCGGAGCGCCCGGCGAGTGCTCGAGGCGCAGGTCCTCCATGTTGACGCCGAGCTCGCCGATCTCGGTGAGCAGCCGCGCGAGCTGACCGGGGGTGTCGTCGATCATGACGACGATCTGGGCGAAGCGCCGGCTCGAGCCGTGCTTGCCGGGGATGCGCGCGACGCCCGCGTTGCCCGCGGCGAGCAGCTCGGCGGTCTGCCGGCGCGATCCCGCCTGCTCGGGGTTCTCGAGCGCCTCGATCATGGCCGAGAGGTCGTCGCGCAGGGCGTGCAGGATCTCGCCCACCGGCCCGGCGTTCGCCTGCAGGATCTGCACCCAGAGGCTCACGTCGCTCGCGGCGATGCGCGTGACGTCGCGCAGGCCCTGCCCGGCGAGGCCGACCGCGCCGTCGCCCGCGCGCACGAGGCGGGCGGCCATGGCGCTCGCGACGAGCTGCGGCACGTGGCTGATCATGGCGACGCTGCGGTCGTGCTCGTCGACGCTCATCTCGACGGGCACGGCGCCGACGTCGAGGATGAGGTCCTCGATCGCGGCGGCGCGGCCGTAGCTGATGCCGTCGTGGCCCGCGAGCACCCAGGGGCGCCCGACGAAGAGGTCGGCGCGGGCCGAGACGGGGCCGCCGCGCTCGCGGCCGGCCATCGGGTGCGTGCCGAGGTAGCGCGAGACGTCGGCGCCGAGCGCGAGCAGCTCGCGCAGCGGCTGCGCCTTGACGCTCGCGACGTCGGTGACGAGGGCCTCGGGATGCGCCTCGAGCTGCGCGGCGACGGTCACGGCGGTGACGTCGGGCGGCACGCACACGACGACGAGCCCCGGGCGGTCATCCGGCGTCGCCGCCCGCCCCGCCCCGTAGTCGACGGCGAGCGCCACCGCGGTGGGCGAGACGTCGTCGAGCGTGACGTCGACGCCCTTCTCGCGCAGGGCGAGGGCGATGCTCGTGCCGAGCAGGCCGGCGCCGACGATGTGGACGGCGTGCTGGAGGCGGCGGTCGGTCATTCGTCGGCCTCGCCGTCGGGTGCGGAGCCGGATGCCTCGTCATCCGCGGGGCCTTCGCCCCGCGCATCCCGCCCCAGCGTGAGCAGCGCGCCGCGCTCGTCCTTCGTGAGCTCGCGGGTGCGGCCGATCGGCAGCGTTCCGAGGTGCAGGGGGCCGAACTGGCGGCGCACGAGCTCGATAACGGGATGCCCGACCTCGGCCATCATGCGGCGCACCACGCGATTGCGACCGGAGTGCAGGGTCAGCTCGACCATGCTGCGGCCCTTCGAGGGCTCCCCCAGCAGTCGCGCCTTGTCGGCGACCGCCAGGCCGTCCTCGAGCTCGACGCCCTCGCGCAGTCGCCGCAGCGCCTGACCGGTGACGCCGCCCTTCACCGTGGCGATGTAGGTCTTCTCGACCCCGAACCGCGGGTGCGCGAGCACGTTGGCGAGCTCGCCGTCGTTGGTGAGCAGCAGCAGTCCGCTCGTGTCGGCGTCGAGGCGCCCGACGTTGTAGAGCCGGTCGTCGTAGCGTTCGGTGAACTGGCGCAGGTCGGGGCGGCCGTTCTCGTCGCGCAGAGTGCTCACGACCCCCGTGGGCTTGTTGAGCATGACGTAGCGGCGGGTGCCGTCGAGCTGCACGGCGACCCCGTCGACGGCCAGCTCGTCGACGGCCGGCTCGATGCGCGCGCCCAGCTCGTCGACGACGACGCCGTTGACCGTCACCCGGCCCTGCGCGATGAGCTGCTCGCTCACGCGGCGCGAGGCGACGCCCGCGGCGGCCATGACCTTCTGCAGGCGCTCGCTCGTCGCGCTGTCGCCCTCGCGCTGATTGCTGGAGAACGTCAGCTCGACGTCGGGCACGAGGCCCTTCGGCGCGCGGTCGTCATCGTGGCGATTACCGGACATCGTCGAACCCCTGGCTGCCGTCGTCGAGCAGCGGCGAGATCTTCGGCAGCTCGTCGAGGCCGTTGATGCCGAGCTGCGTCAGCAGCAGCTCGGTCGTGGCGTAGTGGATGGCGCCGGTCTCGCTGTCGGTGAAGGCCTCGGTGATGAGGCCGCGGCCGAGCAGCGTGCGCACGACCGAGTCGACGTTGACGGCGCGGATCGAGGCGATCGCGCCGCGGCTGATCGGCTGCTTGTAGGCGATGACGGCGAGCGTCTCGAGCGCCGCCTGCGAGAGCTTCGCGGGGCTCTGGGTGTGCACGAAGTCACGCACCAAATCGTCGAGCTCGGCGCGCACGTAGATGCGCCAGCCCCCGCCGACCTCGCGCAGCTCGAAGCCGCGCCGCGGGCCGCCGGTCTCGCCGTCGTAGTCGGCGACGAGGGCCGCGAGGGCCGCGCGCACCTCCGGCACGGGGCGGCCGAGCGCGCTCGCGAGCCCGACGAGGCTCTGCGGCTCGTCGACGACCATGAGCACGGCCTCGAGAGCGCGGGCCACGTCGACGCCGTCCGGGATGCCCGGCCGCGGCTCGGCGGCGACGTCGGGCTGCGCGGCGGCAGCGGCGTCGGGCCGGGTCGCCGCGGCGTCGCCGGGCTCGGGCGCGGCATCCCGCATCGGTGTCACGGTCTCACTGGCCATAGTCGGCTCCCAGGTTCACGAGGCTCTCGTCCGTCCAATTCTCCGCCGTCCAGCGCACGGTGAGCTCCCCCAGCGGTTCGAGCTGCTCGAAGCCGACGGCGGCGTGCCGGTACAGCTCGAGCAGGGCGAGGAACCGCGCGACGACGACGCCCTTCTGCTCGGCGCCGGCGATGAGCGCGCGGAAGGTCACCGGCTCGCCCTGGCGCAGCATGCTGACGACGTGGGCGGCCTGCTCGCGGATCGAGACGAGGGGGGCGTGCAGGTGGTCGAGGCCGACGACGGGGATCTCGCGGGGCGTGAGGGCGAGCAGGGCGAGGGCCGCGAAGTCGTCGAGGCTCGTCGTCCAGCGCAGCTCGGGCGTGCGCTCGCGGTACTGGTCCTCCAGGCGCACCGAGCGGGTGTGCCGACGGGTCTCGGCATCGATGCGGGAGGCGAACCAGCCGCTCGCCTCCTTGAAGGCGCGGTACTGCAGCAGGCGGGCGAAGAGCAGATCGCGCGCCTCGAGCAGCGCGACGTCCTCGGCGTCGACGAGCTCGCCCTGCGGCAGCAGGCTCGCGATCTTCCAGTCGAGCAGCGTCACGGCGACCACGAGGAACTCGCTCGCCTGATCCAGCTCGTCGATCGCCGAGCCCTCCCCGTGGTCGAGGCCGCGCAGGTACGAGAGGAACTCGTCGGTGACGGCGCTGAGCGCGATCTCGGTGATGTCGAGCTCGCGCTTCGAGATGAGGCTGAGCAGCAGGTCGAACGGGCCCTCGAACGAGCTCAGGCTGACGCGGAACCCCGGAGGGGCATCCGGAGCCGCCGCATCGACGGGGAGGACCTCGGGCTCAGGCGACGGCGCCACGCTCGATCAACTCTCGCGCGAGCTGCCGGTAGGCGCGGGCCGCGGGGTGCTCGGAGGCGTAGGAGGTGATCGGGGTGCCGGCGACGGAGGCGTCGGGGAACTTCACGGTGCGGCCGACGACGGTCTCGAGCACGCTGTCGCCGAAGGCCTCGACGACGCGCTCGAGCACCTCGCGCGAGTGCAGGGTGCGCGAGTCGTACATGGTCGCGAGGATGCCGTCGAGCTGGATGGCGGGGTTGAGGCGGTCCTTGACCTTCTCGATCGTCTCGACGAGCAGGGCGACGCCGCGCAGCGCGAAGTACTCGCACTCGAGCGGGATGAGCACGCCGTGCGCGGCGGTGAGCGCGTTGACGGTGAGCAGGCCGAGCGAGGGCTGGCAGTCGACGAGGATGACGTCGTAGTCCCCGAGCACGGGGCGCAGCACGCGGGCGAGGATCTGCTCGCGGGCCACCTCGTTGACGAGGTGCACCTCCGCGGCGCTGAGGTCGATGTTCGCGGGGATGATGTCGAGTCCCGGCGTCGACGTCGGCTGCACGGCGAGGCGGGTGTCCTTCTCGCGACCGAGCAGCAGGTCGTAGATGGTGAGGCCGTCGTGGCTGTTGACGCCGAGCCCGGCGGAGAGCGCGCCCTGCGGGTCGAAGTCGATGACGAGCACCTTGCGGCCGTACTCGGCGAGCGCCGCCCCCAGCGAGATCGTGGTCGTCGTCTTGCCGACGCCGCCCTTCTGGTTGCACAGGGCGATGATGCGGGCCGGGCCGTGCTGGGCGAGGGGCGCGGGGACGTCGAACTCCCGCTTGGGACGGCCCGTCGGACCGGTCACGATCGCTTCCATCCCGGGGAGGGCCGTACCGCTCGTCTTCTCGCCGCTCATGGTGCCCGAGTCTACTGACCGGCGGGCCCGCAGCCCGTGCGACGGGCCGCGCGAGCGCCGGGCTCATCGGGGGTTTCCCGGGGCCGTCACGACGGGTCGCCGCCGCGTCGCCGCCGCCTCCCCGCCGCCTCCCGATACGGCGATGCGGGATGCGCGCGCATTGCCCGCGCGCAGGTGGCAGGGGTTGACTGGGCTCATGGACGACGACGCCCGGCGGGCCCTCGAGCGCATCGCGTTCGGCCCCGCGCGCACGGGCGAGGAGCGGCGCGAGGCCGAGGCGGCGGCGCGCGAGCTCGCCCGGCTCGACGCCGCGGCCCCCCGGGCGGTTGCGGGCCGCCGCACCCGCGTCGGCGCGAGCGTCATGCACCCCGTCCCCCCGCGCCCACCCCGGCCGATCTGGCGCCACCCCGCCCTCATCGCCGCGGTCGTCGTGGTGGTGCTCGGCGGCCTCACCGCCGCGGGGCTCTCCCTCGCCGCGAGCGTGCTGCAGACCCGCGGCAACCCCTTCCTCGGCGCCCAGGGCTTCACCGCGCAGGAGGTGCGGGCCCTCGACATCCCGGCCTTCGACGTCTTCGACCGACCCGCCACGCCGCGCGAGCTGCGGTACCTCGACGAGCTCGAGGTGGGTGGGCGCGTCGTGCAGCTGGGGCCGCGCATCCTCGGGGCCGATGACGACTGGGACTACGCGGCCGTCGTCATCCGCTCGCTCGTCACCACCATCGAGCCGCGGGCGTGCGTGTGGGCGCTCGGCGAGGCCGGCGCCGCGCTCGCCTGCACCGACCTCACCCGATTCGCCGAGGCGGGCGTCGAGGGCGAGGCTGGCTCGGGCAGCGGCACGGTCGCCTTCCGCTGGAGCGCCGACGGCGCGTTCTCGGCCGTGCCCGATCCCTGAGGCTCGGCATGATTGACTTCGCCTCATGACGCAGGATGCCGCTGCCGGGCCCGGTCGCCCGACGCGCCCCCTCGTGCTCGATGCCGACGGCGGCACGGCGCTCGCCCCCGGCGCCGACCCCTTCGGCGAGCGCCGCCCACCCCGGATCCCCCTCCGCCTCCTCGTCGCCGCCCTCGTCGCGGTGCTCCTCCTCACGGGCTCGGCGTTCGGCACGCGCGCCGCCGCCGACGTCGACCCCACGGCCTTCGCGATCTTCGACCGGCCGGCGACGGAGGAGGACGAGCAGGCCCTCGTCGACCTCGCCGGCGTCGGGGCGCCCGTCATCGGCGAAGCGCGGGTGCTCTCCGAGAGCGACGGCGCGACCGTCATCGTCGTCCGCGCACCCGAGGGCACGGGGGCGCGACTGCGCGACTCCGGCGGCTATCCGCTCAGCGGTGGTCCTGTCGTGCCGGATCCCGTCCGCCGCGGGGATTCGGTCGAGACCGTGGTCGTACCCGACACCGCGGAGGCCTGCCTCTGGGTGGTGAGCCTGCGCTTCGGCGGTCTCGGTCGGTGCAAGAGCCCCGAGCGCTTCGCCCGCGAGGGCCTCGCGGCCGCGATCGCCTCCAACACACTGCAGTTCGCGGCGTCCTGGTCGGCGGACGGAGCGATCGCGGTTCAGTCGCTGCCCATCGGCCCGACGACCCGCGACGAACTGCGCGCGCTCGCCATCCCGGCCATCGAGCAGCTCGAGTCGTTGCCGCTCACCGACTCGGAGACCCGCGGAGGCGCGACCGCCGACGAGGGCCGTTTCAGCTTCGGCGATCCGCTCATCGAGCTGCGGCAGGTCGCCGTGTCGGACGAGTGGCGCATGGCGGCCGGGGTCTTCCAGCCCGAACCGACCGGGGGGCTCGCCGCCTGCGTCGTCGTCGAACCGATCGACAGCACCCGCGCCGAGGCCGGCGCCGGCTGCGGCTCGATCGAGCGGTTCACCGAGACGGGACTGCAGGGCGGTCTCGGACTCGACGGGCGGACGGTGACCTGGGAGTGGCTGCCCGACGGCAGCGCGACGTTCGGGGTGGAGGAGTGACGACCCCCTCCCCCGGTGCGGGCGGCGCGCGCGAGGCCAGGATCCTCGAGCTCGAGCAGCGCCTGTTCGGTCGGCCCGGGCCCGGCGGCGCGGGGTCGGCCGGGACGCCCGCCGAGGTGGAGGCCGATCTCGCCGAGCTGCGGCGATTGCGATCGGCACCGGCGCCGGTCGAGCAGGCCGGGGAACGGGAGGCACCGGTTCCGCCGGACGCGCCCGCGGCCTCCGACGACCCGGTGCTCGATCTCGATCCTGCGCCGATCGCGCAGAGTCCCTCCGTCGCCGCTCCGCTCCCGACTCGGCGCCGGCGACCGACCACTGCGCTGCGCGGGCTCCTCGGCGCGGGCCTCGCGGCGATCGCCGCCGGGGTCGTCGCCGGACTGGTCCTCGCTCCGCCCTCCCCCGTGGCGCTCGACGCCTTCGACCGCGCCGCGTCGGCGTTCGAACGGGCCCGCACCGAGGTGCTGCGCGACGCCGGACTCCCCCTCA contains these protein-coding regions:
- the cmk gene encoding (d)CMP kinase, with amino-acid sequence MIVAVDGPAGSGKSSVSKEAARRLGFAYLDTGAAYRALAWHCLDEGVDTGDAAAVAERVADFDYAIGMEPDRYYVRVGGEEITADIREPRVTAVVSQVARVPEVRAGLTALFRRLVSEHPKPGVIVEGRDITTVVAPDAPVRVLLTASPEARMSRRSAELGSESTESTAQQLASRDAQDMRVVDFMNAAEGVTTLDSTELDFEQTVQALITIVRAAPPA
- a CDS encoding prephenate dehydrogenase: MTDRRLQHAVHIVGAGLLGTSIALALREKGVDVTLDDVSPTAVALAVDYGAGRAATPDDRPGLVVVCVPPDVTAVTVAAQLEAHPEALVTDVASVKAQPLRELLALGADVSRYLGTHPMAGRERGGPVSARADLFVGRPWVLAGHDGISYGRAAAIEDLILDVGAVPVEMSVDEHDRSVAMISHVPQLVASAMAARLVRAGDGAVGLAGQGLRDVTRIAASDVSLWVQILQANAGPVGEILHALRDDLSAMIEALENPEQAGSRRQTAELLAAGNAGVARIPGKHGSSRRFAQIVVMIDDTPGQLARLLTEIGELGVNMEDLRLEHSPGAPIGFAEVSVLPEAELTLIAQLEQRGWRIAGAS
- a CDS encoding pseudouridine synthase; this translates as MSGNRHDDDRAPKGLVPDVELTFSSNQREGDSATSERLQKVMAAAGVASRRVSEQLIAQGRVTVNGVVVDELGARIEPAVDELAVDGVAVQLDGTRRYVMLNKPTGVVSTLRDENGRPDLRQFTERYDDRLYNVGRLDADTSGLLLLTNDGELANVLAHPRFGVEKTYIATVKGGVTGQALRRLREGVELEDGLAVADKARLLGEPSKGRSMVELTLHSGRNRVVRRMMAEVGHPVIELVRRQFGPLHLGTLPIGRTRELTKDERGALLTLGRDARGEGPADDEASGSAPDGEADE
- the scpB gene encoding SMC-Scp complex subunit ScpB, with protein sequence MASETVTPMRDAAPEPGDAAATRPDAAAAAQPDVAAEPRPGIPDGVDVARALEAVLMVVDEPQSLVGLASALGRPVPEVRAALAALVADYDGETGGPRRGFELREVGGGWRIYVRAELDDLVRDFVHTQSPAKLSQAALETLAVIAYKQPISRGAIASIRAVNVDSVVRTLLGRGLITEAFTDSETGAIHYATTELLLTQLGINGLDELPKISPLLDDGSQGFDDVR
- a CDS encoding segregation and condensation protein A, with amino-acid sequence MAPSPEPEVLPVDAAAPDAPPGFRVSLSSFEGPFDLLLSLISKRELDITEIALSAVTDEFLSYLRGLDHGEGSAIDELDQASEFLVVAVTLLDWKIASLLPQGELVDAEDVALLEARDLLFARLLQYRAFKEASGWFASRIDAETRRHTRSVRLEDQYRERTPELRWTTSLDDFAALALLALTPREIPVVGLDHLHAPLVSIREQAAHVVSMLRQGEPVTFRALIAGAEQKGVVVARFLALLELYRHAAVGFEQLEPLGELTVRWTAENWTDESLVNLGADYGQ
- a CDS encoding ParA family protein, which gives rise to MSGEKTSGTALPGMEAIVTGPTGRPKREFDVPAPLAQHGPARIIALCNQKGGVGKTTTTISLGAALAEYGRKVLVIDFDPQGALSAGLGVNSHDGLTIYDLLLGREKDTRLAVQPTSTPGLDIIPANIDLSAAEVHLVNEVAREQILARVLRPVLGDYDVILVDCQPSLGLLTVNALTAAHGVLIPLECEYFALRGVALLVETIEKVKDRLNPAIQLDGILATMYDSRTLHSREVLERVVEAFGDSVLETVVGRTVKFPDASVAGTPITSYASEHPAARAYRQLARELIERGAVA